The following nucleotide sequence is from Aedes aegypti strain LVP_AGWG chromosome 3, AaegL5.0 Primary Assembly, whole genome shotgun sequence.
CCCAATCCAGGTACTCCCCGAACCGTGTGTAAACGCCCGGTATTCCCTGTTTTCCGCAGGGCTTGGCTCCAAGGCTCACGATTCCCACCAGATGCCAACGGTTGTTCATGATCAACATCAACGGACCACCGGAATCACCTTTGCAGGAATCCTTCCCGTCAACGCCCCCGGCGCAGATCTGCTTCCCAGAGAACGTAACGTTGGCTGCCGCAAATGCCGTATTGCACGTCTCGATGGGTTGCCCCGGCAAAGAAACTTTCAACTTCCGGCGGCTTAAAAATCCTGTTTAGGGGTACAAGAGATTTGATAAATGTTCATTATGAAGTTTTTGGGTAAACTTTACCTGTTTCTGTTTTCCCCCAACCGGCGACATCGAACGAAGTTCCTTCAACTTGCATTGATTTTGCCATCTCTAATGTTGGTATGCATATCGGAGCCACAAGTTCCGTTCGTTCTACGGTGCTGTTCAGCTTTATCAGTGCGATATCGTTGATTTTGTTCAGATTCTGGTTCGAGTAGTTCTCGTGGACTATTACTTTCTCTACTGTATAATCGTCCTGGTATTCCACAAAGCATCTACTACCGCGGCAGTCTTCCGTTGTGTCCAAATCCCACTCTCCAAGACGAACTGCTAcccttttgattaaaaaaaagattgtttGGTGGATTCTTCTATAACCTCCGTTTTGCATTGAGGTAATTTTTGGCCAATCTAAATTGTTAAAGAGCCGTGATTCGCAAGTCAGTCCTATCTGTAAAAAgtaagcattgagaaaatgggctttgATATTTCCAAGCTCGTTTTCAATACGTATATTAGAAAAAATCAAGAAGATTAAAACACGtttaaatcttaatgaaacattcacaattttctattttttccgaacaCATCATATTATGCTATAAGTGCAGCTGGAAGAGCAtttgaagatatgttgaaaattgaacgcaactcaattttgaagaaaatgcagatgggattgACTTACGATTCACGGCACTATAACTTTGTGCagataaaaatataaactgaATTTTCCTGCCTTGACCCAACTTTTCAAAATccgtgacaaaaaaaaactttcagtgACCTCAAGGAAcagtgctacaaaaaaagttacacattatgcattaaccCAGCAGGATAGTTTTTAACCACAGAGAAATATTTAAATAGCCATACCATTGTTTTCGATACTCTTGTACCAATGTATCAAAAACTGATCTACTTTTAGAATGTGTGTCTATTTTGATGAATGGGCACCTGAATAAATGGATTCAGAgagattccaaaattccttggaagACCATCGCGTAATTATTACccatgttttcgaaaaaatactttgaagaGAGTCTGTTGTGACAAAATTTAGCACCCATTGTGCAACCTTTTTTTAGGAATGAACatgtagggtcagtgttcccttagtggacagtcccctttAGTCGCACTattggctttttacggccgttttgctataaatcttttcaaaaaatgtattgacatgaaggtcaggagctatttatctaagtaccattgatacacagcttgcacggcgtgtatatgggaaaggtttatcacaaaaaaataggcatcgctaaatctttcaccattcgaaaatataggtttttagctttcgtttgacgtgttccccaaaaaaatccaccgagggatcccgaacattttttttttatttaaaatttttgttcttgAGATGTACtctatttttaaatgtaatcattgcaaaagacagcttcgttggataaaagttttattaccatataaaagttcataaaataaatatatatacatatctattgagtttcattttgtaaaaaacaaaactgtcctatgtgattttgaggatttattgagttataggacacttattcgataagatatgttgtaagttcgactgttcacttattcatactgtggaagtatatctaaccgagcactgtttcttttcatggttagaatacactacatttattcttcttctgcctggcattacacctctgctgggacatagcctgcttcccagcttagagttcgttgagtacttagttattgattgagaattttctttaCCAATCAACCGTTAAAGATTAAAAGTAGAATGGATCAACATTACAACGGCCTACGGAAGTAAATGGAATATACTTAAACGCCCTGTTATCCAAGCCttagcaaaaagcttaaaaaaatcctcattaaGAATATTATCCAGGCACTCGGAGTAAGTGGCACTACACAGacttttttaatagtattgaagttattttgatgtttttagtttggaatttcaaaatttaataagaatatagtggaagatatttccttttaaatcaaatcataaaaataattccaccgtgaaagtggttttctgacaagcagaacaaaaataatacaattttcacaattacCGCAGTAATTAAAACACGTAAGTAGCTTACAAACAAGAAAGTTTTACCATTTAATACTCCTTTTAGATTGACAtcatattcatataatatatgttttcaacatgaaatatggttaattatgtgattattggcaacggtaagtattatgaggaagaataaaaagttaaatttcatgtgcccacttgccccgtagagttgagtaactgcaatttacagtagatttttatgactttattctaagggtttcaatatctcgaaaagatACCTTCCCATTCGTGCGGACATCAGCGAATACAGGgtgcaacttttgcaattttttgagcTATTTCATGAAAGCAATATCAATCAAGTGGCTGCATTTATTACCTTTTGGAGCATTTTGGGGGGTTTTGCGATGATAGCGACTCAAGAGTCGCATTGAGCTCTGCCTCTGTTTTTACAGTAGCTCCATAAACTTAAGTCAGGAGGAGTCAAATTAGgatctccaaattcaaatcatgtgtccttttttatgtcagatgtccatggaatttccgttgcagagacatatgaacaaacttccaaagatatcgaatttatcgactgtttcgtactgtttggaaaaaaatgactcaatgattcttttggtctggtccaaactgttagtacttacttggtcatggaatggcgtttgcttatttatgaagccagattgtgcctgttgaccacgatattttcaaggatttaacagttgagttaacacaactgcaagactattttcaatttaaagagTCACAATTTtggcatgttgttttttttatatcatattaatTGTGGAAAATATGACAATATTAATCCAgcagcaagtgatattgatttgtaaaaatggttcaaaagagctctatttcgtatcaatcgtttggcagcgtccatttattacgtaacgctaaaatcggaaatttttgaccacctcaccccatccccctccgtaacgttttttgtatggaaaaatataACGCTATTCCCCcatcccctagagcgttacgtagttTGTGGAATTTTCAGGATGGTTGATTAGATTTGTCTCAAAAGGGGtgtaatttcagaaaaaaaggaaaagaaaattaatCTTTTCTTTTCCTGCTGAGAGTTCGACTGTATTTTCaatgattgatgaaatatcggcaacgcagtcttttcTGTTAAAAGTTCATTTCAATTAAGTGTAAGTTTATTTAAAAGTTCATCAGTGATTCTCAAACGAAAAATAACGATCTTTCGTCAAATTTACAGCATGTACCAAAAATTATTACACTTGACAGTTAAAGTGAGCCATAACCCTAGACACAAAACGAACGTATCATTGTAAGTAATTGTCTTAATTTAACACTTAAGCCTTAtgtaaacaataaaataattacAGTTTCCCCTGAAGAAGACGCCATACTAGCGTCGAAACGtcgggttaaataataaaactcgtttttaacagaaaagactgcgttgccgatatttcatcaatcattaatcttttctaaatatgaacagaaacagttatacacaagaatcaaatacacacttaaatccgaatgccgatctcagctgtgcaaatctcggtaaaaggtcgtttgttgacatcttagtaaaagtgacgtttggtaacggcacccaaaggtgctgttttaagtaaacttgatgttaggctgacatatcagttaaaattaatttgcttaccgctcagctgtacgagtaagtgtcgtatccccaagatcacataggacagttatgtctattacaatatgtaatcttatatatctatgtaatatcaactttcatttgaaattttggctaccatcgagcttgagagaaaaaaaaaactgtcttttaccatgataatatttgaaaatattgtacttcgaggaacaaaaatttaaaataaaaaaaaaaatttcgggatccctcggtggatttttttggggaacccgacaaatgaaagctaaaaacctatattttagtatgctgaaagatttagcgatgcctatttttttgtgataatattgttctaccagacacgccgtgcttgattttgttcaaaaaatgatcgaaataattagttttgcttgaaatttgagctcccttgcgcctgtagtaaacctattgttcctatagtagcactattaaaaaaaccattttttatcaTGCGAAACAATCAATCatttaagaacttttttacatcaaacgaaaacttctgatccacactttgaaggaaaaatataaaagctttgtaaaaatacgattttgatgattagtattttgactttcctgggcatattgtatcatcgtacctgccctgccacacgataaacgaatgcgaaaatggcaactaaggcaaagaaagctctcagttcataactgtggaagtgcgcataagaacactaagctgcgaagcaggctctttcccagtaaggacgttaatgccaagacgaagaagaacTGTTGGTCCTAGAGCAATTCTTGCAGGAGTCCTGaagaaatacctggaggaatccttagaggagcccctagcattttttttttttttcgagggaTCCCTGTATGAATTTAAAAAGGAATCCCTGAATCAATTCATGGAatacctagaggaatttctacaggatcTCATAGAATTATTACCGATCTCTGCAAAaaaccctggaagaatccctagaagggttcttggagaaatcccttctGAAGGAAgccttagaaaaattcctggagaatattTTAGAGCGATTTCTGGAGGTATTACTACTAATAACACTAAAAAAATCAGTCTCAAAAAtccaattgaaataaaaaaaagccatgaggaattccttagatgaatccctgcaggaagccctggaggaatctctggaaaaatctttgaaaaattcgctagataaatccctggaggaagccTTAgaggaaaaacagatttttgcaaataatgGAAAtaaataggtggataggcgtcgcaaggaaGCGACAAGATTGAATATTAGGTGGTGGTGAAAATTGTTCAAGCCATTGTagagtcagtaagcatcgaagcgtcctgtatttacCTAGCTTCTCTTCAAGGTTTCAAGCACGTATCAacaaaagcatctgtaacttgcaaactcaatctgttcggtaaaaataactgggtttttgaactaccgaaaaagtcagtaaactaaaaaaaatgtcagaaatcgaagaacagagattttttactgaaattttgcagagagctttctgttttatatcatatatcgataaaaaataaaacatggtggaATTTGCTTTtgaattacgcgtggcgacgttttcattttactgactttttcggtagttcaaaaacccagtaaaatttgaccgaccccagtaatttaatctaagtgtgtagttcTAGTTTGATTGCATATTCTTATCAAAagctcataaagtttcattgccATTCCAATGAACATGCGTTTCACTCCGTGTttgatgttcaacatttttgaaacgataAGATTTACTGAAAATGTCCTCTACAAATAGCAATGAAGTTAAGTTTATCAAGATATTTTCAGtcacttttcaaacaaactcttgaaagttcttccaaaatgtcggttttaatgttatgtttccaatacgcttccaatcgcaaaacgcaacatactgttagccatctatactttggtagcgcaactagtcagatgatgagagatttgatttttcacgcattcatcacatgccgctgtggggaaaaatgttttattttcctgatataagacggttcacagtgaaacagttaggcggaaaaggtaggaatatccattctctatgttctacatacgtttgttttttgtattattgcactactttcatacaaattgagatccggctggtaggagcactagtttgaggttggaaaaccagaaTATGTGAGGtaagtttcattggaactttcgcctgagtgatttttgcgcttgaataaaacacgcctcgggacattctccgctgcccctaaaaataccattgggtagataaatgaattttctaccattggatctcattcaatttgatacataagtgaagtaagcggtgaaaataaatattttgttccgaatgttttgaaaccatgaatgagtttgacattgctctcgtcaaccatcatcatgacgacagcagcacaccccaccggacgaattgtcgtattgGGAGCGAATAACATTCATTTGAAGCATtagcaacttgcattcaatttgcGTTCCCATGttcacaactcaagaagattcatcccagttgcgcgAAAGTTGCAATAAACTACGCGTATGACAGCTAAGagattgtttgtttcaatccagttgcaatatggttgagtgTCACCTTAcgtaacaacgaaaacatggttTACCCCCTACTTGTTTGTTTCACTGATGTTTCTCATgtgttgcgcggaagtttttgcgaaaagtttagattatttcaggtgtggcctaattttgccaataatgAACTTgtccgaagggtgcagtaaagctataagcaacaagctttgatcaATAGGCCATGTGATCgattttatagtgcattggcaaAGCAATTGCTAGAAGAGCTGATTGAGAAGTGAGTAAAGGAGAAGATTGATGATCTTGAGGTCgaagttcgattctcgttcatatttttgttttcattttaattcCTTTTAAGTATTTTGCTACAAATGAGCAATTTATATATAACTTAAATATGGTGCAAACATACTCCTCCTCTTGCGCTTTTTCGTTGCTATTCAGAGCAATTTTAAGTCACAATTTAAACAAttgacaactctgattagtttgaaaggataattttattcttgagttgatacaaactgtgctgcttgggttcTATACTAATATATATTAACAGCCTCCCTCTCTTTGTACCCCTACCTTCTAGCACCAACACATATAATAGCTCATGTTAAGCATTGTagatattttttacatttcaaatacATCACTACAAGCGTTAGTCcatagccttgaggttacgcatTCGATTCATAGGCGGATggttatgggttcgattcccagcccctccccgtgctttggggagcaatCCATCCtacgtcagtatcagatggtgactgaaaCAAGCTGACCCACTTGGAAGGcggctagcctcaaacgactcaggaaaaCGGCAAAATTAACCATCGCTacagcaatggactatggcttatctGGAAATTGATTGGACTAACTTCAGAGcgctctcctacctgctcggtgtgagagtaaaagagtagaagagagtgaagTAGATGATAAATATAGAATATCGCATTACTCTTCTCATATCGTTTTCTAACTTATGTGAGGCATGATTCTTTGATCAtacgcatgaacacaacttaattttgtcaaaaaccttattgtttattagctcatgaatataagaaaaagaatcagcattcatgcattgaaaacatttcatcgataaatgttgattcgagcttTTTACAAGGAGGGTCATTGTGATCATGAACTTTATGttgtaatttaaacaaaaatgtaacacattatgtttcaaatcaaacaaaaatataactaattttgttattttcataactgaattataacaaaattagtaATAACCAATTCTCTCTAAATGTTTATAACAAATTgtattataattatgttttaaattgaaacaaatctgAAACAACTTTTGTCATTATAAtcgattttgttttttaattatgttaaaatttcctccatcaacacgaagtgcttctaacaaaaatgaaagaaatattgttatttgcaacaaatcttgatataattctgctacaattttgttgtaatccactggccGGGATTTCAGGtcggtccaggaacttttcgtaaaggaaatttcctgacatccctgggcgtagagtatcatcgtaccagaCAGACAAtaaacgaatacgaaaatggcaattttggaaaaggaagctctcagttaataattgagGAAGTGCTTAACAAGGATGTCTGATTCTccagatttgagatttgaggtgtggcttcgatttAGATAAGCAAAATAAACTACTTACAGTTTTCTAACACGCAAAGCATCGACGCAGTGAGCAGCGGTAACAACATATCGCTCATTGATCAGCGTTCCTCCGCAACCATAACTTCTCCGGCCACTGATGCCCTCATAAGCGAGCATTGCCGTCCAAGGATATTCATCCGGATCCGTTTCTTCACCACCCAGGATGTAATCCTCCAGCGTCAAGCGTCCACATCTCTCTTCACTCCTGAGCTCCGGACAGCATACCAGTATTTTCCTACTGTTGGGTAGCTCTCCGCACCGAAACTGATCCAAGTAGATTTTATCGCTCTGAGTAAAGGATTTACTACGCAAAATTGAGATTGCAAATTTGCAGGAGCTCACGGGAACGCACCGGCCGTGGCCTCCACCCGGTGTGATACATTCCAGATTGAGTTCAGTCGCCGCACCTGTTTCAGCAATCGGGAAACAAATTATGAATACTTCACATGAAAGCAACAACGAAAAAAGCTTTTATACCGTATGAGACAGTTAGGCTGAGCAGCAGAATCGTGAGCACTGTTTCAGACATCTCTGCGGCAACAGACGAATTAAGCACACTGATTGTCATAGGAAGCATGAGAATTTGTTTCATTCATCGAAGGGTTTCCCCAGCAAGCGTTTGCCTGATAAGAAACAGACTCGGGTGGATCCCAGCGCCTAATGGACcgttccatataaaatgactgAAGAAGTGGTCGAACTTGCAGTCCGGTTTCATCGGCGATTGTTCAGATTTGACGACTAAAAggtattttatatatttaaaatattgaatGAACTCAGACTTCAAATGAATACCTACCTACACAAGTCGAGATTCTTTTTTAATCGCTCAGTGCGTTAGAATCACGTGCACATATTTGGTCACTGAGACTAGTTAAAATCTTACTACTGAATCAGTCCATTCGGAATGTTATGTAAAGAAAAaaggctaaaatattaacgtcccataaaaaaatataaaatttccataaaaaatgcaaaatttgccagtaaagaatcaagggtaaaatcaacagaaaagtttaaaatttccataaaaaaataaagaagtgcatagaaaaaacaaaattttccataaattaaaaaaatttgagcaataaatagattcaaaagtgcagtagaatcgacaataatctcactaaaaaatatccaattttacattaaaaaacctcaaaatgtccctattttcttcacaaaaagcaagaaataattataaattttccacaaaaaaaagccaaaatttgcaataaataaataataattcgcccacaataaatcaaaaatttcatttcaaaaaatcaaaaagagcaatagcagtaaatgcaaagttgcaataaacaaacccaactgagcaattcaaaatgacaatcaatacatgaaaatgttgtagaaaattccaatatttaggtaaaactttccataaaaataacgtaattttccaataatgagtaataatgtgtgtaatggatttcataaattttcagtcaaactgaagcattgttttcacaattggagctaattagtcgtcgtatgtagatgtagtaattgcattttagagttcgataattaattacgtaagaatttagggggGGGGGAGAGCGCGGAGATTGGCCgggattgaaaaaatatttcttgccatatagaaaaaaataatgtttcatacaaaaaatcatacatggaggggaggcgaggtttcgaaaaatcacaaaaaatgttttttaatacaccccatcgttaggcgctacaatttaaattatttcggcaaagttgaaatgaaacatggaacatgggacatctaatcttccaatattaggaacacttatgtcactgGCATGATGGAACTTTGCCGAGCGCGCTAAGTGTTGTTTGACCACTGACGTAGTTGCATGAAGTGGGTGATGAGGTACAAAAGTAGCGTTACAGCATGCTTAACCATATTTGTAGTACTGAGACAACCCATTAGATCTAAAAATGAACCTATTAAAAGATACTTTAAGAAGCGTTATGTtcgtatgcaaataaaaaaaaatatttaggaaaaaactcatcaatcgaagTATACACATTTCTGCAACTGCTGTGGGCAGTTACACCAAAGAAGAAAGTGAATTTCCGTATTATGAGTCCGTATTATGTTTAAAATCACTCGCCACTAGCTCAGTAGAGAAACctatcatacaaaaaaaaacacacacacattattactcattattggaaaattacgttatttttatggaaagttttacctaaatattggaattttctacaacattttcatgtattgattg
It contains:
- the LOC5565977 gene encoding serine protease easter translates to MLPMTISVLNSSVAAEMSETVLTILLLSLTVSYGAATELNLECITPGGGHGRCVPVSSCKFAISILRSKSFTQSDKIYLDQFRCGELPNSRKILVCCPELRSEERCGRLTLEDYILGGEETDPDEYPWTAMLAYEGISGRRSYGCGGTLINERYVVTAAHCVDALRVRKLVAVRLGEWDLDTTEDCRGSRCFVEYQDDYTVEKVIVHENYSNQNLNKINDIALIKLNSTVERTELVAPICIPTLEMAKSMQVEGTSFDVAGWGKTETGFLSRRKLKVSLPGQPIETCNTAFAAANVTFSGKQICAGGVDGKDSCKGDSGGPLMLIMNNRWHLVGIVSLGAKPCGKQGIPGVYTRFGEYLDWVAAKIELEKRGN